One window of Silurus meridionalis isolate SWU-2019-XX chromosome 9, ASM1480568v1, whole genome shotgun sequence genomic DNA carries:
- the hykk.2 gene encoding hydroxylysine kinase, translating to MSIKKESKPNLSLSQVTEITARLFGLTVSSIRPLPSYDDQNFHVMCVNAGEFVLKVMNSSDSENIKLLELQTHSMNFLQQNGLPSQTALCSVAGEMMTLEEIDCGYGLQKYLVRLLTYLPGTPVAKITCTPQILYELGKTAAMLNQVLLRMEHENLRVLQRENFIWSLSCVPMINDYLSVMDGDPMQLIVRGVIDQYQKRVVPKLPSFRKCINHGDMNDHNILVQQDGPSRYKISGILDFGDMSSGYFVFELAIAIMYMMIESLYPLEVGGPVIAGFESVVPLNSDEKDSLYLLVLSRFSQSLVYARSAVLQQPENEEYLMTTAKKGNRHLQLLWEKGKEEVEKVWFGGAANISMLIADSKPLPQTLKPK from the exons ATGTCAATAAAGAAAGAGTCCAAGCCTAACCTGAGCCTCTCTCAGGTGACAGAAATCACTGCACGTCTTTTTGGGTTAACTGTATCCTCCATACGTCCTCTGCCCAGTTACGATGATCAGAACTTTCACGTCATGTGTGTGAACGCTGGTGAGTTTGTGCTGAAGGTTATGAACTCTTCGGACAGTGAGAACATCAAACTGCTTGAGCTGCAGACACACAGCATGAACTTCCTGCAGCAGAACGGACTACCGTCTCAAACGGCACTATGCAGTGTCGCAGGGGAGATGATGACTTTGGAGGAGATCG ATTGCGGATATGGCCTGCAGAAATATTTGGTGCGTTTGTTAACGTACCTGCCGGGAACTCCAGTGGCCAAAATCACCTGCACACCACAGATACTGTATGAACTGGGGAAAACAGCTGCCATGCTGAACCAGGTTTTACTGCGG atgGAGCATGAGAACCTCAGGGTTCTTCAGCGAGAGAACTTCATCTGGAGTTTGTCCTGTGTTCCTATGATAAATGATTATCTCTCTGTGATGGACGGAGATCCAATGCAGCTCATCGTTAGAGGAGTTATTGATCAGTACCAAAAGCGAGTAGTACCGAAACTCCCCTCCTTCCGCAAGT GTATAAATCATGGTGATATGAATGATCACAACATCCTCGTACAGCAGGATGGGCCTTCCCGTTACAAGATCAGCGGGATTCTGGACTTTGGCGATATGAGCAGTGGTTATTTTGTGTTTGAGCTGGCGATCGCGATCATGTACATGATGATCGAGAGCCTCTATCCGCTTGAAGTGGGTGGCCCGGTGATAGCAGGGTTTGAGAGCGTGGTTCCTCTAAACTCTGATGAGAAAGACTCTTTGTATCTGCTGGTGCTGAGTCGGTTCTCTCAGTCGCTGGTGTATGCACGTTCTGCGGTTCTACAGCAGCCAGAAAATGAAGAGTACCTGATGACCACggcaaaaaaaggaaacagacaCCTACAGCTTCTgtgggaaaaaggaaaagaggaggtggagaaagtgTGGTTCGGTGGTGCTGCGAATATCTCAATGTTGATTGCTGATAGTAAGCCCTTACCCCAAACCCTAAAACCGAAATAA